From Drosophila yakuba strain Tai18E2 chromosome 2L, Prin_Dyak_Tai18E2_2.1, whole genome shotgun sequence, one genomic window encodes:
- the LOC6527843 gene encoding excitatory amino acid transporter 1, producing the protein MTRPKQDGGKFKAFMQENVLTMATVIGVFVGGLIGFIIKNSTGEWSKREIMYISFPGEIFLRMLKCLIVPLLVSSITSAIGGLDLSMSSKIATRAITYYFVTTISAVILGICLVTTLRPGQGAKIVETQTESIDKASKVLTPDTLMDLVRNMFTDNIIQSTMFQHRTEIYENTSISPAQPMENWEFKSAQREGSNVLGLVMFSVILGTTIGRMREKGQLLQDFFTTLSEAMMTITSWVIWISPLGVAFLIAAKIIEMESIAATIQSLGWYFITVMIGLFLHGFGTIAVIFFLGTRRLPYRYIAKLSQVLATAFGTGSSSATMPLTIKCLDNMGIDPRVTRFVIPVGATINMDGTALYEAVAALFIAQYREMSYSFGTIVAVSITATAASIGAAGIPQAGLVTMVMVLDTVGLEPKDVSLIIAVDWLLDRFRTTINVMCDALGTILVNHLSKNDLASVDRLNAEPHELLELGPNGHEMKE; encoded by the exons ATGACGCGACCCAAACAGGATGGCGGCAAGTTCAAGGCCTTCATGCAGGAGAATGTCCTCACCATGGCCACCGTTATCGGTGTGTTCGTGGGCGGACTCATCGGCTTCATCATCAAAAACAGCACGGGCGAGTGGTCGAAGAGAGAGATCATGTACATATCCTTTCCCGGCGAGATTTTCTTGCG AATGCTAAAATGCTTGATTGTTCCGCTTTTGGTCTCATCGATCACCAGCGCCATTGGTGGACTAGATCTGAGCATGTCCAGCAAGATTGCTACCAG AGCCATTACGTACTACTTTGTGACCACCATTTCGGCCGTGATTCTGGGCATTTGTCTGGTGACCACACTGCGTCCCGGGCAGGGAGCCAAGATCGTGGAGACCCAGACGGAGAGCATTGATAAGGCATCCAAGGTGCTCACCCCGGACACGCTTATGGATCTGGTGCG AAACATGTTCACGGACAACATCATTCAGTCGACCATGTTCCAG CACCGCACTGAGATCTATGAGAACACTAGCATTAGCCCAGCAC AGCCCATGGAAAACTGGGAGTTCAAGTCGGCACAGCGCGAGGGCTCCAATGTCCTGGGTCTCGTCATGTTCAGTGTAATCCTAGGCACCACCATTGGTAGAATGCGGGAGAAGGGTCAACTGCTGCAGGACTTCTTCACCACATTGAGTGAGGCAATGATGACCATCACCTCTTGGGTTATTTG GATCTCCCCGCTGGGCGTTGCCTTCCTGATTGCCGCCAAGATCATTGAGATGGAATCGATTGCCGCCACAATTCAGTCGTTAGGATGGTATTTCATAACGGTGATGATAGGTCTATTCCTTCACGGCTTTG GCACAATTGCGGTGATCTTCTTCCTGGGCACCCGACGTCTACCGTACCGCTACATAGCCAAGCTGAGTCAGGTGCTGGCCACTGCATTCGGAACGGGTTCGAGCTCGGCCACGATGCCGCTGACCATCAAGTGCCTGGACAACATGGGCATCGATCCGCGGGTCACTCGCTTCGTCATTCCCGTGGGTGCCACCATCAACATGGACGGAACGGCTCTCTACGAGGCGGTGGCTGCTCTGTTTATCGCCCAATACCGTGAGATGAGCTACTCCTTCGGCACCATTGTGGCCGTGAGTATAACGGCCACGGCAGCATCGATTGGAGCTGCTGGAATCCCGCAGGCCGGACTCGTCACCATGGTCATGGTGCTGGACACGGTGGGCTTGGAGCCGAAGGATGTGTCCCTCATCATAGCCGTCGATTGGCTACT GGATCGCTTCCGCACCACCATTAATGTGATGTGCGATGCCCTGGGCACTATTTTGGTTAACCATCTGTCGAAGAACGATCTGGCCAGCGTGGATAGG CTGAATGCCGAGCCCCATGAGCTCCTCGAGCTGGGCCCCAATGGCCACGAGATGAAGGAATGA
- the LOC6527842 gene encoding cyclin-dependent kinases regulatory subunit, translating into MSKDIYYSDKYYDEQFEYRHVVLPKELVKMVPKTHLMTEAEWRSIGVQQSRGWIHYMIHKPEPHILLFRRPKTD; encoded by the exons ATGAGCAAGGACATTTACTACTCCGACAAGTACTACGATGAGCAGTTCGAGTACAG ACATGTGGTTTTGCCAAAGGAGCTGGTCAAAATGGTGCCCAAGACCCATCTGATGACGGAGGCCGAGTGGCGATCCATTGGCGTCCAGCAGTCGCGGGGATGGATCCACTACATGATCCACAAGCCGGAGCCCCACATTCTCCTGTTTCGGCGACCCAAAACGGATTAG
- the LOC6527841 gene encoding uncharacterized protein LOC6527841 — protein sequence MEEASVLPAVPERKPCGVFKPPSIYQKLMVDNLTVIRPPILKIFYWESFDITGLNRKLRSNSIEHEHTFKIPIRQIHSHPLKMVFWLRNLSATNAKLTLKRIQNCQCQPLQTQVGFNQFRQLFHCPHRRLVHINQEILSIKPDEVVALTVTAYFFLYGEHLLTYEVHTEDHRKFLWHFHLEISSFDAEKCLLTKELLPVNIKNYYHITQPLWVQNITMSHLAFSFASRDRGLKLLNMNLTVPRQSVWPLLVDYRPLDYENEAEIVLTYENTKARYKIKARGVLTDEKEQTDMPLKEQECADFLHVIYPNRLNFEVCLREDRTQLVNVHNYGQQCMEFRWQSYIINDFFSVVFNPPIFRLKGHHSKLCEIRVTVFDRLVHFRRIPIVMEVHRILDRATIIAKQELEEVESIDDPKWKEDSYVEHVYLHLNIRSTIKPAMDSEEVEPGDRIDPTAGPEPCAQFGPGEGTRDHGSGDGPPTRAPTSEEQRKEAERKELITRLVAKNKLNPNEVIELSMAIDQRITIFEKLFWKYLSKSKFMRINSDRKRQKVVKTYEQVVSPDKTTPLEAASEIDRNHIMDLLSRLMQEAINDLAKNWVFIPAQYYERNH from the exons ATGGAAGAAGCTTCAGTTCTTCCCGCGGTTCCAGAACGGAAGCCATGTGGTGTGTTCAAGCCGCCGTCCATCTACCAAAAGCTGATGGTCGACAACCTGACCGTCATCCGACCGCCCATCCTGAAGATCTTCTACTGGGAGAGCTTCGACATAACAGG CCTCAATCGGAAGCTGCGTTCGAACAGCATAGAGCATGAGCATACATTCAAGATCCCTATACGCCAGATCCACAGTCATCCCCTGAAAATGGTCTTCTGGCTTCGAAATCTATCGGCCACGAACGCCAAGTTGACTCTTAAGCGGATCCAGAACTGCCAATGCCAGCCGCTGCAGACCCAAGTCGGATTCAACCAGTTCCGCCAGCTCTTCCACTGCCCACACCGCAGACTAGTTCACATCAACCAGGAGATCCTGTCCATCAAACCGGATGAGGTGGTGGCCCTCACCGTAACGGCCTACTTCTTCTTGTACGGCGAACACCTGCTCACCTACGAAGTGCA TACCGAAGACCATCGCAAGTTTCTATGGCACTTTCATCTGGAGATCTCGTCCTTCGACGCCGAAAAGTGTCTACTTACAAAGGAGTTGCTGCCGGTAAACATTAAAAACTACTACCACATAACGCAGCCGTTGTGGGTCCAAAATATCACCATGTCCCACTTGGCCTTCTCGTTTGCTTCGAGGGATCGTGGCCTGAAGCTGCTCAACATGAATCTCACCGTGCCTCGCCAGAGTGTGTGGCCCCTTCTGGTGGACTATCGACCCCTGGACTACGAAAATGAG GCGGAAATCGTCTTAACTTATGAAAATACCAAGGCCCGCTACAAGATTAAAGCACGAGGTGTGTTGACCGACGAGAAGGAGCAGACGGACATGCCTTTGAAGGAGCAGGAATGCGCCGACTTCCTGCACGTCATCTATCCCAATAGATTAAACTTCGAAGTCTGCCTGCGTGAGGATCGGACGCAGCTGGTCAACGTCCACAACTATGGACAGCAATGCATGGAGTTTCGATGGCAGAG CTACATAATCAACGATTTCTTCTCGGTTGTGTTTAACCCGCCAATTTTCCGCCTCAAGGGCCACCACTCGAAGCTGTGCGAGATCCGGGTGACGGTGTTCGACCGACTGGTGCACTTCCGCCGTATTCCCATCGTGATGGAGGTGCACCGCATCCTTGATCGCGCCACCATCATAGCAAAACAGGAGCTCGAGGAGGTGGAGTCCATCGACGACCCCAAATGGAAGGAGGACAGCTACGTGGAGCACGTTTATCTCCACCTGAATATCCGTTCCACCATTAAGCCCGCTATGGACTCTGAGGAGGTGGAACCGGGCGATAGGATCGATCCCACGGCTGGTCCTGAGCCCTGTGCCCAATTTGGTCCTGGCGAAGGCACCAGAGACCACGGCTCCGGTGATGGTCCACCGACACGTGCACCGACCAGCGAGGAGCAGCGCAAAGAGGCCGAGCGCAAGGAGCTGATCACCCGACTGGTGGCCAAGAACAAGCTCAATCCCAACGAGGTCATCGAGCTCAGCATGGCCATCGACCAGCGAATCACCATTTTCGAGAAGCTCTTCTGGAAGTACCTCAGCAAGTCCAAGTTCATGCGCATCAATAGCGACCGCAAGCGGCAGAAGGTGGTCAAGACCTACGAGCAGGTGGTGTCCCCGGATAAGACGACTCCTCTGGAGGCAGCCTCGGAAATTGATCGAAA TCATATCATGGATCTGCTGTCCCGACTGATGCAGGAGGCCATCAACGACTTGGCCAAGAACTGGGTCTTTATTCCGGCGCAGTACTACGAACGCAACCATTAA